Genomic DNA from Mauremys mutica isolate MM-2020 ecotype Southern chromosome 13, ASM2049712v1, whole genome shotgun sequence:
ACGGACATTACATAATACAGGTCAGAAAGGTTCAAAGGGAGGCTGGATTCCTGGCTATACACAGCAAAGCAGCATTCTGGATAAACCCATAGGTGCTTTGAATATTTCCTGTGATTTCTTAGTAAGCTCTGATGCATCTAATGCCTTGTGGATGCCAAAATTGGTAGCTGAAAAGGAGAACTGTAGTTCAGACATGATGACAGAAAATGGTTGTGTCCAGTATTTCAGTTAGGGTGGTACTCTCCAGAATGCAGTACCGGTAAGAAATTTTTAGCGGGTACGGGGTACTGGAAAGACTTGGGGCTATCACACATCTGACCACCTTTATCTGAATGAAACTTcttctgatctgacagctcaggcattgtcagtttcattagaacaatttacatATTTGGAACCTAATCCTTTAAATCCTTAATCATTTGTTCaatcccattaaagacaatgtcTGTGGACCACTTTTATGGTAAGAGTTTAGGAGTCTGttctgttcctataaaggaaggTGAATCTCCCATTGAAATGCAATATTTTGATACAATACCATAATGCAGTTTAGGATATAGTTCTAtttaaaatttgtcttttaataagtcatCCATGCTGAAATGGCTCCTAACCAAACTCCCATATTTTGGGGGAAAGTGagtagttaagcatgttgatgtGTGTATATACAAACACCCATTTCAGCACTATACTGGAAAATATATAACTTAATTGGCTATGGAATTTGAAGAAAGTTTAACCACCCCAATTGTTTTCTGTGTTCATCAGTGTGAACCTGAAAAAATTACATGCCTTTTAAGAGAAAAGAATCAGTCCACACCTACTGAAAATAAAACCTTTCAACTAGCGTGAAGAAGACTGCTACAAGACACATACATAACCTCATGAGCAGAGGATAGCGAAGATACCCTCCCACATTATGaccagtaaaataaaataaataataaataataataattaataaataatctcAAAGAGGCAGAGAGTCACAGATCTGCAAACCTAAAAACCTGTGTTATGCTTTAAACCACCTCAGATCATAACAGGTCTATGAACATTAAAAAATTAACTGCAAGGGAACACTGAAGCCCGTTAACCTGAATGTGTGCCAGCCAGGATGCCCTCACTGACTAAAGGTACAGTCACACCTGAACAGCTGAAAATTAACCTGGCCTTTTAGGCTAAATGGAGTCATGTCACTGGTTCCAGCTCTGTTGTTACATAACAGATACCAGAACTCCAGTGGGGCATGGTGCTGGTTAACTAAATACTAAAGGATTGGCCAcggcatgattattgggtaagatctgagttatatattgacctagGTGTgcagctggtcctttgggatcagacaAAAACGTTTGTTTGATGCAATTGCTTTAAATATCCCCTCCTCATTAAGTCTAGTATTTTGGTGGTGGTAgaaggactggaatgcctaaggagactgcttttctgacttcttatTAGCCAGTGTGGTGATACAGAAGTTTATTTTGTttctggtttggtatatcttgtGGAAGAAttaccaccagttttggggtgtgtctgtCCTATTTCTCAGCAATTGGTTCTgcatttggtattctcagttgtgatccATGGAGGCAGACAGTTGAGGAGCAAGCTCATTGAGTTGTGGGTCCCATGCGAGTTCATAATCCCCCTTCACCCAGAGCATGTAGTTAATCATAGTGGCAGACAACACCAGCAGGGAGCGGAAGAAAAATCACCTGCaaatctaccaacgtgatatatgccatcatgtgtcagcaatgcccctctgcagtgtacattggccaaaccggacagtctctacacaaaagaataaatggacacaaatctgacatcaggaatcataacattcaaaaaccagtgggagaacacttcagcctctctaaccactcagtgacagacttgaaggtggcaattttacaacaaaaaaacttcaaaaacagactccaaagagagactgctgaactcatagactcatagactttaaggtcagaagggaccattatgatcatctagtctgacctcctgcacaatgcaggccacagaatcccacccatccacttctataacaaacccctagcctatgtctgagttattgaagtccccaaattgcagtttgaagacctcaaactgcagagaatcctccaaattagatacaattaactcaggcttaaacagagagtgtgaatggttgggtcattacactaattgaatctatttccctatgttaagttctcctcacaccttctatgggtcatcttaattatcacttcaaaagttttttttctcctgctgatgatagctcatctcaattgattagactcttcctgttggtatgcatactttcaccttttcatgttctctgtatgtataaatatctcctgtctgtgggttccattctatgcatccgaagaagtgagctgtagctcacgaaagctcgtgctgaaataaatttgttagtctctaaggtgccacaagtactcctgttcttttcacagcAGGACTGAGGAATGAGTCACTTGCAGATAGAAATAAAACGAGATTCAATTGGCGAGTGTTTCAGAGAAAAAGTAACTGAAACACCATGGTGGTTGTGGTGCTAGCAAAGGAAACCATAAGGGGAGTGAAGTGTAAATTTGGCATCAGTTTGTGATGCAACAGCTCAGTgacatgtctctctctctctggagtgGTCCAAGATGAATgtgaaaaaagggggaaaagaatAAAAGCAGGAAAGGGCTGGACCTTGACTCATGGAGACTAACATAGCCTGCTATGACAGTGTGTTGATCACTGTCCCCTGTCTTGGCTGAGTCCACTACAGCCTGCTAGCCATTAGCTGAACTGATAATATGTTTGCAGTGCAAGAAGTTACAGTTCACCCTGGTGAGCCATGGGGACCACCTGTCGAAGTTAAAAATGACTAACTCAAAATGGCTTTGCCAATTTTGACATCAATATGCACAACAGTGTGTGTGGTTTCTGTCTGCATCGATCTCTTCACTGACCAGAGGGGGGTGATAATGGAATAAAAAAGATCTAAATAGGAAATTTGCCTCCAGAGTCTTGGTTCTTCACTGACCCCACAGGATGAGGGGCCTTATGGAATATTTATGAAACTAAATTGATGCTAAAGCATGATGAAAATGTATCTTCTACAGATTCCATTGTAAATTTTGGTTTCTTTCCCCTAGTTGGAACGCATGGTgaacccagaggaagtgaaccagacgtccatcacagaattcatcctcctgggattcggGAATTTTCCTAATCAACAAactcttctcttcctgctgtttctagtgatctacatCACAACCATGGCCGGTAACATCCTCATCGTTGCACTGGTTGtgactgatcagcaccttcacacccccatgtacttcttcctggggaacttgtcctgcttggagacctgctacacctccaccatcctgcccaggatgctggtTGGTCTTCTGACTGGGGACAGGACTATTTCATTCAATGGGTGTGTCATACAATATTATTTCTTTGGTTCTCTGATTGCAACAGAATGCCTTCTCCTCTCAGTGATGTCTTACGATCGGTATTTAGCCATATGCAATCCACTGCACTATGCAGCCCGTATGAGTGGCAGGGCTCGTCTCCAGCTTGCATGTGGCTCTTGGATAGGTGGCTTCCTAGGTAATAGCATAACAACATTGTCAATATCTCAGTTAACTTTCTGTGGCCCTAACGTTATTGACCATTTCTTTTGCGATTTCATCCCCCTTATAAAACTGTCCTGCAATGACTCTCACCTGATGGAAACATTGGCTTTCCCACTCAGCTTGGTTTTCTTACTGGTCCCATTCCTTCTTACCTTGATGTCCTATGTCTGCATCATTttcaccatcctgagaatcccgtCCACCACTGGGAGGCAAAAgtccttttccacctgctcctcccacctcattgtggtgagCATTTATTATGGAACTCTGCTGATTGTCTACATGTTCCCAACCACTGACATCCTAAGGGACTTCAAGAAAGTTCTCTCTGTCGTCTATGCCGTCCTGACCCCGCTGGTCAATCcgctcatctacagcctgagaaacaaagaggtcCAGGAGGCCCTGAGGAAAGCTTGCAGGAAATTCATGTTTGGAACATGCTAACCAGACAATTTCCTTTGGTTAAAGTAGATACAACAATGGCTGGGGTAGGGCCTGAAGCGAAGCCTGGTGTAGTCCCAGGTCGTGTTTCCCTGAGCTCCACTGGGCTTCGTGTCCTGCTCTTACACAgtgtctctcaacctttccagactactgtacccctttcaggagtctgatttgtccgtgtatccccaagtttcacctcacttaaaatctatttacttacaaaatcagacataaaaatacaaaactatTACAGCGCACTAGTACTGAAAAGCTGCTGAGTTTCTCATGTTTACCATAAAgttatgaaataaataaattataatacaAATATTGTTCTTACGTTTCAGTGTATAGTCTAGAGCAGTATATACAAGTCATTGtcttatgaaattttagtttgtacagactttgcttgtgctttttatgtagcttgttgtaaatctaggcaaatctctagatgagttgatgtatccctgtgaagatctctgtgtaccccAGGCTACGCATAccccaggctgagaaccactgctcttaCAGCCCTGGGAGAAAGTGGAGATGAAGAGACTTCTTGAAACCTGGGACCCCAGTCTTGTCAGATTCCACAGGTGGGTACTACTCGGCTGGTGGGAGATTTGAACTTGTGACTGCTCAAAGTTCAGACAATGGGGGAGATTGTGCTCAGTGAGAGGGTGCAGGCAATATGGACTCAGCTGGAACACTGGGCATCCATTCATTGTAGGATGGGAgacttctacacacacacacgcacacacatgcaaACACATACACGCACACATACGCATCCacaaacatatatacacatacatatatgcACAAACATGAAAACACACGTACATATACATGCACACATACATccacacatgcatacacacacacacacgcttatGCATATGCACACTTACCCAGACAAACATATGCATGCACACAGACACTCATgcacacatggacacacacacacatgcatatccACACCCACATGAACACATACACAAATGCAAGCACATATACATATGTGCGCACACACATTTGCACATACACTCACACATATGCATATGCACTCATATACACCACTGTATGATATCTACATTATAAAAACATAGGCTTGCAACATCTGTCTGGAATTCCAGTGTTTGGTGATTGTACCATTAACGTTGGTTTCCTAGTATGTATTTCATCTCCAGGCTGCTTTCCAAAGGAAGAGAAAAGCCAAAGGAAACTCTCTGGCCTTGGCCACAGGACACCAGCACAGAACTCGTATTTGCCCACTTTTCAGCAATGATTTAGGGCCAGTTGTTTCCAGATACTTGGGGGCCCAGTGCGATTTTCCAAagcctctgggcacctggcctATGGGACGGGGCCCTGGAGGAGAGTCAGGCAGGGGAACACCCACCTTCCCCAGGTTTGTGCGGCGCTCTGGGGCCTCGGCATCCGGATGCCTGGTttgggcctgcagagggcacgTCCAGGGGCACCTACAGCCCATTTACTGCTAACACTTGGGTGCCTGCAGtgtttgccaggagctgagcTGGGTGTGAAAATCCCGGGGGCTGGACTCTGGGCTTCAGGTGCCTAAAGTGGGAGCTTTGTgattctagccccagctccacaCCCTTGTCCTCATGTTATAGCTGGGGAAACTCAGGCAGAACGAGGTGACGTTACCTGCCCAGAGTCACTAAGCAGGCTCATGGCAGAAAACCATCTCTCcagagtcccaatccagtgccctgTCTTCTCCACCACGTCCTGTTGTAATTGACAATGGGACCAAAGGATGTTAGGTGCTGAACTCCTATTCACTGCCTATAGGATTTGGATGCCTAGCATCGGCCTCTTATGGGAAAACCCAGCCTGTACAGCCTGCTAGCGGGAGAATTCCTTCCGCTCCCCGGGGATGTTTTCCACCAGTTTCTTCTCAGGTTTTACCTTGTTCCATCAGACCCTAATAACTGTGTGTCTGTCACCAAGAGCATCGTGCAATAAAAGAACTAAACTGAGTCTTCTCTTTCTGTCATCTCTGTTGTCAGACCTCCCGTTATCCGACCCCTTCGTGTCCAGAGTGAGGAATAAATGTGcacggcttgtctacacatacaagTTTCACCACTTTAACTATATCTGCCTATCCCTGCCTGTGACAGGACCATGTGCCCTTGGGCTGGAGAGCCGGGGGCCAAGCCAGCCCTGGTAGAGAAGGGTCCCCACCTGAGGGAATCAGGCCATTTCCAATAAAGGGCTGAAAAGGGCCAGACTAAAAGGCAAACTTTGGAGGCTGTGTGTTTGGGGTAGGACAGCAATGATGGGGGGGGTTGTAGCTCATTGGCAGAGTTGGGGAACGGTTTGTGTACAGGAATAGTAGGAGTGATGTAAGTCAGGACTGAGGCATCTCACCAATGCTGTGAAGGGAGCTAATACTGGGATACTAGAGGGATTGTGTGTTAGGAATAATGGAACTTCAGCAGAGATGTgtggggggcagccccgggcggggatagcagggggctgccgaCTGGGACTCAGGGGCAGTGACAGAACTGTGCCTGTGTGAACCCAAAGATGGAACAGTGGAAGGGGCTGTGGGTTCGGACTGAgggacactggcagagctggggtgcaTGGGGAGCACAGCAAAGCCGGTCACAGCCCAGGTGCGTTGGCTGAGCTCCGTCCCTGAGACCTAGAAATCTGAAATTGCCTCTTTCTCCCCACACCTGGGCTGTGCTGCCTTGGCTAACCAAGTAGGAATCTGAGATTTGTTTACATGCCACTTTCATTGCAGCCATCCCTCCCCCTTGCATTCCCTCCTCTGTGGGGGTCTGATGGAATTTATGAAGGAAGGGATTGCTGTTCACAGGGGCTGGGAGTGAAAGGCTTGACCATTTCGCTTTAACCACTGTGGGCTACTTGCCATAGTAACAGACTCATCCCTTTCTTTGTCTAACTTCAATCAGTACCTTTGACTTTCTCTTCTAATCAGCCCTGATGGGACTGTTGCTGCAACCTGCATTTACCAACAGTGTTTCAGTCTAATGGCCCTCAATGGGACCCATTCAAATAACAAGTAACTTTTTCTGCCACTGGCAGAGCCTTCAGAGGTTTGTTAAAACTCCAGGCAGTGGCCAGGTCTCAGCTGGGTTTAACATTCCTTAGAGTTCTGATTAAGGTGTGTGAAGTTTTAATGACCATTGTGTCCTCTTTTAAATCTCTCTAGAGTCACAGGTGCTGCATGGCTAACTGGAGAGGTTTCTTTTTAATAGGCGTGTTGCTAACTGGGGTGGTTTTAACAAGCACATAATGAagcaggattttttaaattattttttgaattatttttatcTAAGCAAAGCATCAGTGAAATTAACATGTTCCAAATTAAACTGATCTGGGTTCCTTCAAACTGGGGATCTGTGACAGCAAATCTGTCATCAGACTTATAGAATCAGCTGCATCCTTAAGGTCAAGCACCTTACGCACCCATGGACAGACCATTCATTGCCACATCTCTGATCAGCCACCAGGGACCAAGATAGAACCTGTTACAGTCTATCCCCTTCCCACTGCTGTACTTAGCAGTGTTACAGTCACACTGCCAGCCTCTTGTCAGCTCCAATTCCCACCTGCTTTGCCTGTGAAATTAGCAGCACACAGAGTAGGAAGGAATGTTCCTTAGTTACCAAATATCAGGTTATAACTGTAAATTGAATTTCATGGCTGTGACTGTGACATGTCCCCACTCAGCAGCCCCTGCCCACTGAAATCCACTTCCACAGGGAAGGATCCATTAGCGACAGATAGATAAAGAGAGTGTAAACACATTTAGCCAGGTGGACCGAGAGATGATTAGACAGATGAATAGCTTGGAAGGCAGATTCACAGAAGTGCAGACAGACAATGAACCTGACCAAGGGGT
This window encodes:
- the LOC123348835 gene encoding olfactory receptor 1020-like, which produces MVNPEEVNQTSITEFILLGFGNFPNQQTLLFLLFLVIYITTMAGNILIVALVVTDQHLHTPMYFFLGNLSCLETCYTSTILPRMLVGLLTGDRTISFNGCVIQYYFFGSLIATECLLLSVMSYDRYLAICNPLHYAARMSGRARLQLACGSWIGGFLGNSITTLSISQLTFCGPNVIDHFFCDFIPLIKLSCNDSHLMETLAFPLSLVFLLVPFLLTLMSYVCIIFTILRIPSTTGRQKSFSTCSSHLIVVSIYYGTLLIVYMFPTTDILRDFKKVLSVVYAVLTPLVNPLIYSLRNKEVQEALRKACRKFMFGTC